In Cyclobacteriaceae bacterium, the DNA window CTGAAGTAATAAAGAGATACTATAAAGACTGGTATCGCCCGGATCTGATGGCTGTTGCTGTGGTGGGAGATATTGACCCAGCAGCAGTAGAGGCTTTGATAAAAAAACATTTTGAGAAGTTAAAAGCACCAGCAGGTGAACGACCACGCGTGTATGCCGACCTTCCAACGCGCCAAACTTCAGAAGGCCTCGTAATTACAGATCCGGAGGCAACCAATCATGTGCTTCAGATTTTCTATGCTACCAGCAAATCAAAATTACAAACCACTCTGGGTGACTATCGTCAGAGTATCGTTAAGAATCTGTCCAGCATCATGCTTGGTCTGCGTATGCAGGAGTTAACCCAAAAGGCAGAGCCTCCTTTTGTTTTTGGTGGAAGTGAACGAGGTGAGTTTGTTCATGGATACGAGTCTTATTTCGGATTTGCCTTAATTGGCAAGGCTGGCATCGCTCCTGCTATCAATGCCGTTATTCAGGAAAATGAAAGAGCTAAAAAATTCGGCTTTACAGCTGCTGAGTTTGATCGTGCTAAAAAATCTCTGCTTCGCAGCATGGAGCGTGCATACAATGAGCGTGACAAAACAGAATCAGATGGATATGTTGATGAATACATCCGCAACTTTCTGAACGATGAACCGATTCCTGGAATTGAAAATGAATACAACTATCACAAGCAATTTCTAGAAGGAATTACTCTTCAGGAAATAAATGAATTTACCGCCAGCAATATTCCATCTTCAAAAGATAAGAAACTTGTAATTTTTCAGGGGCCAGAAAAAGCCGATTTCAAAATTCCAACCAACACCGAACTTCTTGCAATGGTGGTAGAGGCTGAGAAAATACCGGTAACAGCATACGAAGAGAAAGCAGTAGCAACCTCCCTGATGGATGTCGTTCCGACAGGCGGAAGTATATCATCAGAGAAAAAAAATCCAACACTGGGCTTAACGGAATTAACTCTCAGCAATGGCGTTAAGGTTATCTTAAAGCCAACTGATTTTAAAAACGATCAGATCATTTTCTCTGCATATCGCTTTGGGGGACAATCATTGTATGATCTGAAAGATCTTTATAATGTGCAGTATACAACCTCCATCATCAATCAAATGGGAGTAGGAAATTTTTCCCCTAATGACTTGAGAAAGGTTCTGGCGGGCAAAAGCGTTAATGTTTCACCGAGACTAACGGGTCTTACAGAAAGTATTAGTGGACAATCCGGCAATGCAGACGTTGAAACAATGCTGCAACTCACCCACCTGTACTTTACAAAGCCACGGAAAGACGAAGAATTATTCAAGTCATTTGTTACCAAGCAGGAGGCGATGATTCAAAACATGATGAGCGATCCACGCACTGTGTTTCAAGACTCCATACAAAAGGTCCTCTACAATAACAATCCCAGGGGGCCAAGATTTCCTCAGATGGATGATTTCAAAAAAATCAGTGCCGATCGCATTCTTGAAATCTATAAGGAGCGCTTCAGCAATGCCCGTGGATGGACATTTTATTTTGTGGGCAGCTTCGACCCAGAAAAGATCAAACCGTTGATAGCAACCTATATTGGAAGTCTTCCCTCATCAACAGAAGCTTCTCCTGCTTTCCGTGATTTGGGTGTACGGCCAGTGAAAGGTGTTGTAAAAAAAGCAATCAAGAAGGGTAATGAACCAAAAAGTTTCATCTCCATGGCTTTTACAGGTGAGGCAACGTTCACAGAAAGTGATCAGATGAAATTGCAGGCTTTGATTGAATTGATGAACATTAAACTTATTGAAGCTCTGAGAGAAGACATGGGTGGGATTTACAGCGGAGGAATGAATGGCAATCTAAGTAAGATTCCTTATAATAATTATATGATCAATGTCTCTCTTCCTTGTGGACCAGAGAATGTAGATAAGCTGATCAAGGCTACTTTTGATGAAATTCAGAAAGTCAAAGACAATGGTCCTTCTGTTGAAGATCTGAATAAAGTAAAACAAGCTTTTGATAAGAAATACCAGGAGGAAATAAAGGACAATGCGTATTGGCTCAATCGCCTTCAAAGAAGCAGCGAGCTCAATCTGAATTCTGCGGATATTCTGACTGTTCCAGCGAGAGTAAAGGCATTGACTCCAAAAGATCTTCAGGAAGCAGCGAAAAAGTACTTCAATATGAACAATTATTTTCAGGCCGTGTTATATCCTGAAGGCAATTGAGCGTTGGCAGATATTTTGCAGTAAAAGTGTGACGAAAAGGCGATTTGACGATTTTATAGGATAAAGCGAAATGAGATTTTTCTTCTTTGTGATCGGTGTTTTTTTACTGGCAAGTTGTTCCCAGTCAGAGAAAAACAGAAACGTACCCAATGCTACAGGACTTCCAGGAGACGTTTTTCTGGTAATGGATTCACTACAATGGAGAGGTCCTTTGGGAAGAACCATTGATTCCATTTTCAATGAAGAGATGCCTGGGCTTCCACGCAAAGAATCAATTTTTAAATTGCGCTGGATCAATCCAAGGAAGTTAAACTT includes these proteins:
- a CDS encoding insulinase family protein, which encodes MHKKYCLIFAIVFLLITNLSFGQANLTDKIPVAPEIKKGTLSNGLTYYIRKNSKPEKKVELRLAVKVGSIVEDDDQLGLAHFTEHMAFNGSKHFKKNELVSFLQTIGVEFGADLNASTGFDETIYILPIPLDKPENLEKGFLVLEDWASTVAFDASEIDKERGVVLEEERSGKGAQERMQKKMLPYILAGSKYEKRLPIGTVENLKAFKPEVIKRYYKDWYRPDLMAVAVVGDIDPAAVEALIKKHFEKLKAPAGERPRVYADLPTRQTSEGLVITDPEATNHVLQIFYATSKSKLQTTLGDYRQSIVKNLSSIMLGLRMQELTQKAEPPFVFGGSERGEFVHGYESYFGFALIGKAGIAPAINAVIQENERAKKFGFTAAEFDRAKKSLLRSMERAYNERDKTESDGYVDEYIRNFLNDEPIPGIENEYNYHKQFLEGITLQEINEFTASNIPSSKDKKLVIFQGPEKADFKIPTNTELLAMVVEAEKIPVTAYEEKAVATSLMDVVPTGGSISSEKKNPTLGLTELTLSNGVKVILKPTDFKNDQIIFSAYRFGGQSLYDLKDLYNVQYTTSIINQMGVGNFSPNDLRKVLAGKSVNVSPRLTGLTESISGQSGNADVETMLQLTHLYFTKPRKDEELFKSFVTKQEAMIQNMMSDPRTVFQDSIQKVLYNNNPRGPRFPQMDDFKKISADRILEIYKERFSNARGWTFYFVGSFDPEKIKPLIATYIGSLPSSTEASPAFRDLGVRPVKGVVKKAIKKGNEPKSFISMAFTGEATFTESDQMKLQALIELMNIKLIEALREDMGGIYSGGMNGNLSKIPYNNYMINVSLPCGPENVDKLIKATFDEIQKVKDNGPSVEDLNKVKQAFDKKYQEEIKDNAYWLNRLQRSSELNLNSADILTVPARVKALTPKDLQEAAKKYFNMNNYFQAVLYPEGN